The nucleotide window ggcaattttttgtttattttttatttttccaataaaaaattaaattttatgtaCATTGGCCAAAGTAGAAGACTTTTCTTTGTTTCCGGGGTGAAATAGAAGATGATCCAGCTATTCCTTTGGTTTGTTCTCTTGGTGGTGATGGCAACAGCCTTGCGATGAAGGCGCATCTGGTGGCTGTTGGTTTCCATTTCAATCTAAgggttttttgttgttgttcaaCTGGCCACTTTTGAGCAGTTctattgtattttcttttttgttgttgagctTGTATTTAGGTTGTGGGCTGCCCCCTCATTTCCTTGTACTTGTCTTTTATTTAAGTAATGGAAGTAATTTAGTTTAACGGAAACAAAATAAGAAGATGATATTCAAGATAATAGTATATTCTTATCTCTAATGGTATATATGGTAAAAAGTCGTGTTATGACAAATAAGATGGGTTAAATATCATAATTATTGATCTTTAACTAATAACTATTGAAAGTGTAGTCGATGACAAAAACTTGTGTGACTTGTTAATGAAAGTGACAGTGCCGAGTAACATAATAGTTGAATTAAGAGATCAAATACATGTAAGAataattcaaaaaaattaatgCTATATCTTTCCAAAAGAACACAAAATACTTTGACATAACAACTACAGCAGTAGAGAGTTGGGAGATGTTAATATCTCCTATTCCACACAATGTAAGGCTGAGATGAAAGAATACCAAACCAAAGCTTAAGCGACTCGTTCCAGCATACTGCAACTGAATTGGCCACCCGACAGATGCAGCTTCTCTGCTTTTGTAACAGCATCAAGAGGAAGAGGAATGAAACTTCGAGATGGACCATAGAAATGGGGGAAGCTATTGGAACCATCAACAACTTCATATACTAACCCTTCACCTAGCTGCAACAACGCAAACAgagaaaatttatctaaatACAAAGACTACAAGGTATgaagacaaaaaagaaaacaatgccAACGAACTTTGAGTGTGATCTTCATGTTGATACTTATATAAACAAATGGAAAGAAGGGCTCAATACCCATGGCTGTTCAATAGGAAACCAAGAAAATGCGGGTGGTGGAGGTCACAGAACAGTAGGACTGTAGGATGGGGAAAGATTGAGGGGTTTCTCATTCAGTCTAGGTTTCTAACTTTCTATTCATGAAGTCTTTGTATACTTTAGGGGAGCTACATGTGCCATGAGCTAGCAAAACATGGATTTTCAGAAGGTAGATTCAAGTATTGCCATCTCTTTGGTTAACAACAGTCGCCAGGAATCCCACCCTGCTAGTCCCAGAAGCTCATGGGCAAGACTGAGACTGAGACTGAGAGATCATTCCAAGGCGTAAGTGCAGGAAGGAAAATCTTATAGATTCATCATCAGCTACCTTCTGGCCCTAATGTTATTTGTTTCAAAATGTTTCAGGGTAATTTTACCACGTCTTGTTCCTCTATGTAAACCAAACAATAGTATAAGAAGTCTGCTATAATCAACAACGCCTCCAAGCAACTCCGAAGAAGTTAGTATCTGAAATCCGTGCTTCCTTCGATTCCCTTCATTCAGTAGTGCATATTACCTTCATAAGCTTCCTCTCTTTTAATCCGCAGAATAGTGGTATCCATTTGTAACTTCTCATTCCAAAAATAGGCAGAACCATGGGGCAGCTGCAGTTGCAATATTAGGTCTCCGTATATAGGAATCGCTATAGCTCACTTTGATTTCAGTAGTGCATGTGGACAAGGGATTTTAAAGTTATATGGAACTTTAGACTCGATTATTAAAAATGTACTACAAGAAGTCTACCAATGAACTACTCATGCACTACAAAGCTACTACCAAAACACCACAAATAAACTACAAAGACACTAGACGAACGACTTTCAACGTGTTATTTGGAAGTCCCCTAATCCAACTTTTGTAGTGCATGCCTACCAAATTTAACGTACGTTGCATGGAACTTTAAAGTTCCTCATCCAAACGAACCATAGCAATCAAAGTTAGAGTATAACCAAAATGGATGTTCATATCTATGTACCTTATTGGTGTCAATTTGAAGCAAGTAAAGATCCACCTTCGTATTCACGAAAAAATTCTGCAATGTCGACTTTACCTGAAAAAATTGAACCATTTTATAGCatcaataaatcaattaaacgCAATTCATCAcccataatttttgttttacttttattACTAGCGATAATTTTAatcaataaatcaattaaacgCACTGGGTTGGGCTCTATCCACCAGGGCAACCCATTTGCCACCCAGAATTTCTTTCAGTTGGACTATGTCTAAGGTTTAATCGATGCAAAGGGTAAACATAATCAAATTGGCAACTGGGTCTGATATATAGAtagatatatatgtgtgtgtgtgtgtgtgtgtgtgtgtgtgtgtttgaagagacagagagagagtgacCTGATTGAGGTTGCTAAGATGAATGAACCCAGATTTCTTGTCCAGCTCTCCACCAAAAATAGAGCCAGAGCTCTGCAACTCTCCCCACTCCGCAGCAGTGCTGATTCTGTacacatattcttccatccctTCACCTCCACCTGCAGCCATTGCTCTGGAGATTGAAAGTCTTCCACCAACCATTTGGACGCTACTGCTCATATATTCCAATACTACTGGACCCTGTTGGGCTTTGATGGGCTTTGAGGCGACAGTGAGCCCGTACGATATTCCAACTCCAAGAGTCCAAGCCCAAGCTGCAATTGCTTGAAGAATCTTGCACGCGTCGTTCTTAAAGCTTTAAACTTTCACTGCCTCGGTCGTGAGAAGACTGGGTACCCAAACTGGGTTCACTATCACTGAAGCTTGTGGTCTGCTTTTTACATAACGGTTGACAAACATGGCTACAATTGGGAATGCAGGCCTGCTTAGCCCCCTCCAATGCCACCTCAACGAGCTTCCGCTTCTGGGTTCGAGCTCGATCCGCACCAAGCTCGCAGAATTTCGGTTCTGTCAGCCCAATGTCGCTCTAAAGCACGCAAGAAATGCGTCCATTGTTCCCGTCGTGCGAGCACAGAGTTCTTCTGGTTCGTCTTCCTCCCATTTTTCTGGAAAAATAGTTCATGGGTTTGAATGCTCTTCCAGatttcattcaaattatgatttGGGTATCTcagattttaaatttcaaactttGGCATGGCTTCTGACTCTGTATTGTTGGTTGTTCGCAGGCTATGTCCCAGACTCCAAATATTACAAAGTCGAAGCGATTCTGAGGTGCGGAAACAATTCACCCTTCTGTTCTTGTCTGCATTGTTGGTTGTTAATTCTGTTTAGGTTGATTGTTTATAGCTCTGCATGTCTgctgtgtttttccttttttttttcctattattTTTGTGTGTGGAATATATGAGGTTATGGGTTTTGATTATATCTAATTATTTCTTAATCTCTGTTATGATTATGGGACGAGCTAGGCCCTGGCGAGTTTCGCAGGTTTCTTCGGTAAGAGCTGTTGAACCTTAAGCACAGCTTACTGCATATCTAATTGGCGTTGCATTAGCATAACAAAATTAGGAAAGCAATAAAATGATGTTTCAAATGTTGTTTACTAGATAATTGGAAGAATAGCTCTGTGTTTCTAAGCCTGTGTAGTTATCAAAGCACCATCCCGTCTTCTTCTGCAGTTGGCTTTAATCCTTTTTACACACTCAAATCCATTTGCATATATCGAACACAGTCATAAGGGATTTAGATTGGAGTTCAAACACGATAAAAATTGAAGGTTAACGAAATTCTAGCAGAGTGCCATTGATGTCACTGGACCTAAATTTTGATTCCGGTTTGCACTGTTGTGAcgtttcaaaagatcaattggTAGTTGTTAATTGTACCACTACACTATTCAATTCTGGAATTTAATGATAACTGCCCTCACTTAGTGCTTATCAGTAACTTGCTGGCCAAGTTTCTGACTCCTCTCTGTATGCATTGCCTTGACCATAGTCAAGGCAAGGTAGCATTGGTCTTGTAATAACACTCATGCTATTCTCGGAATTTTTTACCACTTCTCTCCTTACAATTCATTACATCCATGAGGCATCCGTTGGGGCTTGAGATGCCATGCCAGTGGAGTTGTCCGTGGTGCCTGGGATGCATTGCCAGTGGAGTTGTCCGAGATGCACTAAGTAACGTCATTTGCTTGCTAAAAGAAATCTAGAAGCAAAACGGCCACTATAAATTGAAGAAATGGGATGTTTCCTGTGGTTCGTATTTAATGAATTTATTGTAAGAAAATAGGGCTATAGTCTATATTTAGGTAAGACTTTTTGGTTGCACGTTTTCACATTTTTATTAATGTACAGTATTGTTGTTAGCTCCTTGAGATAATAGCATAAGCACTACTTTGGGTTCTGGTGTCTTCAATGTTTTCTTGTGTCATTTTTCTAGAGCTCCTTGAGATAAAAGCATAAGCACTAATCTTTTTGTTTCCATCCTTTGTGGAAACCGAAGGCTCTGCTGAAAATTGGAATTCGTGGCGTTACTGTATCTGATGTTCGAGGCTTTGGTGCTCAAGGTGGTTCAACAGAGAGGCAGGGTGGTATGTTCTTGCATTGGCATGGATATTTTCTCTTCATTTTAATTAAATCTAGCAGATTTTTTGGAACACTCCCCGGCCATTATATCTACCGTTACTTATTTATCATCCTACTCTTTTCTTATATTATCATTtcataatttcttctttttttattactttGTTAGGCTCTGAATTTTCTGAAGACAATTTTGTCGCTAAGATTAAAATGGAGATTGTAGTGAGCAAAGACCAGGTATGAAGAGTGCGAGTGATAATTTTAGTTCTATAATGCATTCTTTTTGAGATATTGATGCTCAAGGAAGAGGGGTTGAAAATCACCAATTGAATCCTGCTCTGATCACTTCTTAGGTTGAAGCGGTGGTTGACACAATAATTGAGGCAGCCAGGACTGGAGAAATCGGTGATGGCAAGATTTTTGGTAAGTCTTTAAACTTGTTCAGTTTGAAACTACAAAGATACAGTCTACAGTTAGCACGTAAGCaggttaaaataaaatttaaatgaataaTTATTACTTTAACATGTTAATATCGATTTCTTTAACATA belongs to Malus sylvestris chromosome 17, drMalSylv7.2, whole genome shotgun sequence and includes:
- the LOC126612163 gene encoding nitrogen regulatory protein P-II homolog isoform X1; translation: MATIGNAGLLSPLQCHLNELPLLGSSSIRTKLAEFRFCQPNVALKHARNASIVPVVRAQSSSGSSSSHFSGKIVHGLCPRLQILQSRSDSEALLKIGIRGVTVSDVRGFGAQGGSTERQGGSEFSEDNFVAKIKMEIVVSKDQVEAVVDTIIEAARTGEIGDGKIFVVPVSDVIRVRTGERGEKAEKMTGGRSDVSSSSA
- the LOC126612163 gene encoding nitrogen regulatory protein P-II homolog isoform X2; this translates as MATIGNAGLLSPLQCHLNELPLLGSSSIRTKLAEFRFCQPNVALKHARNASIVPVVRAQSSSGYVPDSKYYKVEAILRPWRVSQVSSALLKIGIRGVTVSDVRGFGAQGGSTERQGGSEFSEDNFVAKIKMEIVVSKDQVEAVVDTIIEAARTGEIGDGKIFVVPVSDVIRVRTGERGEKAEKMTGGRSDVSSSSA
- the LOC126612163 gene encoding nitrogen regulatory protein P-II homolog isoform X3; the encoded protein is MPPQRASASGFELDPHQARRISVLSAQCRSKARKKCVHCSRRASTEFFWLCPRLQILQSRSDSEALLKIGIRGVTVSDVRGFGAQGGSTERQGGSEFSEDNFVAKIKMEIVVSKDQVEAVVDTIIEAARTGEIGDGKIFVVPVSDVIRVRTGERGEKAEKMTGGRSDVSSSSA
- the LOC126612163 gene encoding nitrogen regulatory protein P-II homolog isoform X4, with protein sequence MGYVPDSKYYKVEAILRPWRVSQVSSALLKIGIRGVTVSDVRGFGAQGGSTERQGGSEFSEDNFVAKIKMEIVVSKDQVEAVVDTIIEAARTGEIGDGKIFVVPVSDVIRVRTGERGEKAEKMTGGRSDVSSSSA
- the LOC126612164 gene encoding uncharacterized protein LOC126612164 is translated as MVGGRLSISRAMAAGGGEGMEEYVYRISTAAEWGELQSSGSIFGGELDKKSGFIHLSNLNQVKSTLQNFFVNTKVDLYLLQIDTNKLGEGLVYEVVDGSNSFPHFYGPSRSFIPLPLDAVTKAEKLHLSGGQFSCSMLERVA